A window of the Gossypium hirsutum isolate 1008001.06 chromosome A03, Gossypium_hirsutum_v2.1, whole genome shotgun sequence genome harbors these coding sequences:
- the LOC107886667 gene encoding probable serine/threonine-protein kinase PBL22, whose product MASFEKDVYGCGIQKLTSGASSCSDYTVTNVINKLGDRFQNFQEDCKVLRTGRGVEHLCNSCLRRWEEINGSSDYKQHPASDDDDDICRFAALVSMISNRVEDENWVYAVFQCLRESAFSLDEHEGTANDNIHKRGFWVLIGGLVGALIIVVIATWICYRKRKEQSLGKESDFSENSGSQKISIKELYSATNYFNASNFIGQGIAGKVYKGLLSNGQYVAIKHIINDGQIETFVREVRSLSHIKHPNLVALVGYCENEDECFLVYELCHHGNLSEWLYGKDKGLSWIQRLKIAIDSARGLWFLHTYPEGSIVHRDIKPTNILINDKFQAKLADFGLSKVMDIGQSHVSSEVRGTFGYVDPEYRRNHRVNVSGDVYSFGIVLLQLLSGQRVLNMNLHRPLPLSKMAKVLTREGDTTKFADPKLNGEYSLEAFDLVLKLALSCIGIKQERPSMEQVVLRLQKALNISIQAKPVASRGKIIY is encoded by the exons ATGGCGAGCTTCGAGAAAGATGTATACGGCTGTGGTATTCAGAAGCTAACAAGTGGAGCCAGCAGCTGTTCAGACTATACAGTCACCAATGTTATCAATAAGCTAGGAGATAGATTCCAAAACTTTCAAGAAGATTGTAAGGTGTTACGCACCGGTCGTGGAGTGGAACATTTGTGCAATTCATGTTTAAGAAGATGGGAAGAGATTAATGGATCATCAGACTATAAACAGCATCCTGctagtgatgatgatgatgatatatGTAGATTTGCAGCATTGGTATCCATGATAAGCAATAGGGTTGAGGATGAGAACTGGGTCTATGCAGTCTTTCAATGCCTCAGAGAAAGTGCTTTTTCCTTGG ATGAACATGAAGGCACAGCTAACGATAATATCCATAAAAGAG GTTTTTGGGTCTTAATTGGTGGATTAGTAGGAGCTTTGATAATAGTAGTCATTGCTACATGGATCTGCTAcagaaaaaggaaagaacaaagcctGGGAAAAG AATCGGATTTCTCCGAGAATTCCGGCTCTCAGAAAATTTCAATCAAAGAACTTTATTCAGCAACAAACTATTTCAATGCATCAAACTTCATTGGCCAAGGCATAGCTG GAAAAGTATACAAGGGTCTTCTCTCAAATGGTCAGTACGTTGCGATTAAGCACATCATCAATGATGGACAGATAGAAACCTTCGTGAGGGAAGTCAGAAGCCTATCACATATCAAGCATCCgaatcttgtagctttggttggCTATTGTGAGAATGAAGATGAATGCTTCCTAGTCTATGAACTGTGCCATCATGGGAACCTATCAGAGTGGCTATATG GGAAGGATAAAGGTCTTTCATGGATTCAAAGACTAAAGATTGCAATTGACAGTGCAAGGGGACTCTGGTTTCTCCACACTTACCCAGAAGGCAGCATTGTTCATCGTGATATCAAG CCAACAAATATCCTAATCAATGATAAATTTCAAGCAAAACTAGCAGATTTCGGTTTGTCTAAAGTTATGGACATAGGCCAATCCCATGTGAGCTCAGAAGTGAGAGGAACATTTGGTTATGTTGATCCCGAGTACCGTAGAAACCACCGTGTGAATGTCTCTGGGGATGTTTACAGTTTTGGTATAGTACTTCTTCAACTTTTGTCAGGGCAGAGGGTGCTTAATATGAATCTTCACAGACCATTGCCTCTAAGTAAAATG gCAAAAGTACTCACTAGGGAAGGGGACACAACCAAGTTTGCAGACCCGAAACTTAACGGGGAATACTCGTTAGAAGCTTTCGACCTTGTGCTCAAGCTAGCTTTGTCATGCATAGGGATAAAGCAGGAAAGGCCATCCATGGAGCAGGTGGTGTTAAGACTACAAAAAGCACTTAATATCTCAATACAAGCAAAGCCAGTTGCATCCCGTGGAAAAATCATATACTAA
- the LOC107886666 gene encoding U-box domain-containing protein 19, whose product MIQKSSGSGRRILTCPAIHPCDSISPSTLLNSLIDLGGDICSYKSKVFSVNKRNARETFRQIANILLFLQEIRDTTSDLPHPVILSLSELHLTFQKIRCLLEDCTRDGTRAWMLVSSDWAANQFRIVIRGLATGLDVFPLSTVDMSNEAKDLVELIIRQVRKASFDPDPDDKKAVKDLMRIMNHFEEGIAPDPIEIRRILDHLGIDKWSSCNKEVKFLDSEIGTEFSNEENKTKLELLCSLMGFMSYCRCVIFDTVDFESQHLNGQCSNISKDLKGINVDDLKCPISLEMMSDPVTLSSGHTYDRCSILKWFRSGNATCPKTGEKLTSTELVPNLVLKGLIQQYCAENGIPVVVSRGKNRDISRTVMAGSSAGEGAMKMLAGFLINKLVNGSGEEMNKAAFEIRVLTKTSIFNRSCLVESGTIPHLLKLLLSEDSNTQENSIAALLNLSKHSKGKCVIVENEGLDLIVHVLRKGLKIEAQQHAAATLYYLASVEENRVLIGENPEAIAGLVELVKNENHHCKRNALVAIFGLLVHPENHWRLLASGVVPLLLNLLRDSEREDLVTDSLAILATLAEKIDGTVAILRRGALQLLVGILDTCTSRTGKEYCVSMLLALCVNGGLDVVARLVKIPSLMGSLYSQLSEGTSRASKKASAIIKILHQFYENNSSSASVTPVLPREQFVHVW is encoded by the coding sequence ATGATCCAAAAATCGAGTGGGTCGGGTCGCCGGATTCTGACATGCCCGGCAATACATCCTTGCGATTCCATTTCTCCTTCAACTCTTCTAAACTCGCTGATCGATCTTGGTGGAGACATTTGCAGTTACAAATCCAAGGTTTTCTCCGTCAACAAGAGAAATGCGCGGGAAACGTTTCGTCAAATCGCGAACATTCTTCTTTTCCTCCAGGAGATCCGAGATACGACGTCGGATCTACCTCATCCGGTCATCCTCAGCTTGTCCGAGCTCCATCTGACTTTCCAGAAAATTCGATGCCTTCTGGAAGACTGCACCCGCGACGGGACTCGAGCGTGGATGCTAGTGAGTTCGGATTGGGCTGCGAACCAATTCCGGATCGTGATCCGGGGCCTGGCTACGGGTCTGGATGTTTTCCCTCTTTCAACCGTTGACATGTCAAATGAAGCCAAGGATTTGGTTGAGTTAATCATAAGACAAGTTAGGAAAGCTTCATTCGATCCCGACCCGGATGATAAAAAGGCCGTGAAAGATCTCATGCGGATCATGAACCATTTCGAGGAAGGAATCGCACCTGATCCGATTGAGATCAGACGGATCTTGGACCATCTCGGGATTGATAAATGGAGCAGTTGTAACAAGGAAGTGAAATTCTTGGATTCAGAAATCGGAACCGAGTTTTCCaatgaagaaaacaaaacaaaattagaGCTTCTGTGTAGCTTAATGGGATTCATGAGCTATTGCAGATGCGTAATATTTGACACCGTTGACTTCGAAAGTCAGCATCTCAATGGCCAGTGTAGCAACATCAGCAAAGATCTTAAAGGAATCAACGTTGATGATCTCAAGTGTCCGATCTCGTTAGAAATGATGTCGGATCCAGTAACTTTATCATCGGGCCACACCTACGACCGTTGTTCGATTTTAAAATGGTTCAGGTCGGGGAATGCCACTTGTCCCAAGACGGGCGAGAAGCTTACCAGTACGGAATTGGTTCCCAATCTTGTCTTGAAAGGGTTGATCCAACAATATTGTGCTGAAAACGGCATCCCAGTCGTCGTTTCTAGGGGAAAGAATCGTGATATTTCGAGGACAGTAATGGCGGGGAGTTCAGCCGGTGAAGGTGCAATGAAGATGTTGGCTGGTTTTCTCATTAACAAACTTGTTAATGGAAGTGGTGAAGAGATGAACAAGGCGGCATTTGAGATTCGGGTTCTTACTAAAACAAGCATTTTTAACAGGTCTTGTTTGGTTGAATCCGGCACGATCCCACATTTATTGAAGCTGTTGTTATCTGAAGATTCCAACACCCAAGAAAATTCCATTGCTGCTCTCTTGAATCTTTCCAAGCATTCAAAAGGCAAATGTGTTATAGTGGAGAATGAAGGGTTGGATTTGATCGTCCATGTTTTAAGAAAGGGACTTAAAATTGAAGCTCAACAACATGCGGCTGCTACGTTGTATTATCTTGCTTCAGTTGAGGAGAACAGGGTTCTGATCGGTGAAAATCCTGAGGCTATTGCAGGATTAGTAGAGTTGGTTAAGAATGAAAACCATCACTGCAAGAGGAATGCATTGGTTGCTATTTTTGGGCTTCTAGTGCATCCCGAGAACCATTGGAGGCTTCTTGCATCTGGGGTTGTTCCTTTGTTGCTCAATCTTTTGAGAGATTCAGAAAGAGAAGATCTCGTAACTGATTCTCTAGCCATTTTAGCTACTCTAGCAGAGAAAATTGATGGCACAGTCGCAATTTTACGCCGTGGTGCCTTGCAATTGTTAGTAGGGATCTTAGATACCTGCACTTCAAGAACAGGGAAGGAGTACTGCGTTTCCATGCTGTTGGCTCTGTGTGTCAATGGCGGACTAGATGTGGTTGCTCGTTTGGTGAAGATTCCTTCTCTTATGGGATCCTTGTATTCCCAACTTAGTGAAGGTACATCTCGAGCTAGCAAAAAGGCCAGTGCAATCATCAAGATTCTGCACCAGTTTTATGAAAACAACAGCTCCTCAGCTTCAGTGACTCCAGTTCTTCCCCGAGAACAATTCGTTCACGTATGGTAA